Proteins from a single region of Bdellovibrio bacteriovorus HD100:
- a CDS encoding YceI family protein: protein MRALLLSFMATSLVTTSALAAKFDVDKAHTNVSFTAPHLMVSKVKGRFDNVSGSFQFDEKTMKLNDIMVTVKTDSVNTNEADRDKHLRSPDFFDVAKFPEMTFKSTNVKYEKDKPDKVEGELTIRGITKKVTLDVDYNGAVTDPWGNRVVTFEAEGEVNRKDFGLNWNKAMDKGGFVVGDKIKIEIDGEAKVAAVPTAPKK from the coding sequence ATGCGCGCGCTGCTTTTGTCTTTCATGGCCACATCCCTGGTAACCACCTCAGCTCTTGCCGCAAAGTTTGACGTCGACAAGGCTCACACCAACGTTTCCTTCACGGCTCCGCACCTGATGGTGTCCAAGGTCAAAGGCCGCTTTGACAATGTCTCCGGCAGCTTCCAGTTCGACGAAAAAACCATGAAGCTGAACGACATCATGGTCACCGTAAAAACAGACTCGGTGAACACCAACGAAGCGGACCGCGACAAACACTTGCGCAGTCCTGACTTCTTTGACGTCGCAAAGTTCCCGGAAATGACGTTCAAATCCACCAATGTAAAATACGAAAAAGACAAACCCGACAAAGTCGAAGGCGAGCTGACCATTCGCGGGATCACCAAAAAAGTCACACTGGATGTCGATTACAACGGTGCAGTCACTGACCCGTGGGGCAATCGTGTGGTCACCTTTGAAGCCGAAGGCGAGGTCAACCGCAAGGACTTCGGCCTGAACTGGAACAAGGCCATGGATAAAGGCGGCTTTGTTGTGGGCGACAAAATCAAAATTGAAATTGATGGCGAAGCCAAGGTCGCAGCCGTCCCAACAGCCCCAAAAAAATAG